The sequence below is a genomic window from Synechococcus sp. UW179A.
AGAAAAGATGGGAGACTCTCCTACACGAATTAAGCCTCGCAAAAAGTTGGAATTAGTTCAAAAGCCTTCTGAAGCTCCTGACCCAGACCTTGAGCTGCGTCAAGTTGATCCTATTACTGGCGAGAATGCTGATTACAAGGTTGTCATCAACATCGGTATCACGATCAAAGTGAAATCTAATTATGGAGATTTATCTGAAAATACTCCCGACACAGATTTCAATTCCAAACCTGAAACACTTACTGCGCTTGAGGCAGACGTATTTGCTCCACTCTTAACTGATCAGCTTGTTACAGACGATCAACTATTCACAGCTGGTATTAATGCAAATGTCGGCAGCTGGGTGATTCCAGAACAGGTGCCTTCCATATGATTGACGAACTATACATCGGTTGGTGATTGCCAAAGTGTTCATAAAAATCCCGCTAAGTGCTGGGTTTTTTATTGGTTCAATCACCCTAAAAGCCCACAAAGCAGCTTTCAATACCTACCACCATCTATCACCAGTGATGTTGATGTCACCATCAATATGTTGGAGGGAATGTGTGAGTATCATCGACTGAAAGAACTGGGGAGAATGTTTCCAAGCTTCTTGCCTCCTCTTTGAGGCTATTAGAGGATTATAGAGATTATCTTGATAACTTAGTGCACAAGCTCTGAGGGACATTTCTAGTCAAGCTTCTCTGCTGCTTCATCCTGTGTCGATGCGTCAATTTCCCTGCATTCATCTACCGCTTTGATCACCTTTGTCTCATTTAGAATTCTGTGCTGGTTATTAACAGAGATTGGTCGTGGGATGTTAAGTGGTACTGCCCTTTGTGCACAATCTGATCGTTTGCCTTGGTTGCTAGCTCCTTCTCTGCGGGCTTGTTCGTGATGAATGAGTTGGTAATGGTTTAGAGGGATTAGCTATTGGTGCATCGTCCATACCAAGCGTCAGGGTTAAATCCGCTGGATGGAAATATAGTTATTGAGAAAAGGCGATCATCTCCGCGAATCTGAATCTCATAATCTTTCTTTATTTTTTTATTGTGGAATTTTGTAGTAAGTGTTTTCCCATAGATTTTAATATCAATAGGCTCCTTTCCAGCAGATAATTTATCAGTATCGATATCAACCTCTGTCAGTGTTGATGCACCCAGATCCAATTTGTATTGAACATGGACTGGATGGTTCATTGGGAATCCTGTTGCAGTGCCAGAGCCTTGCGTTCTCTTGCCTCTGCATTCGAAGTAAAAAATGTTTGATACTTTATGTTCTTCCAGTGCTATCAGAGGCAATGAGGAGAAGCTCACGACAGAAGTAATTAACCCTATGGATAGATGGCGAATCATGAGTCAGCGTCAAGTGTGTACATGATCAAGAGTGAGCATCAGTCTTCTTTGGATGTGATGGGTGATTTGTCGTCCCTTGAGATGCGAGATTTGATTCTCACACTGTAAGTAGGCAATGGCGTTGCAAGGTGGTCGCTACTCACGATGCAGCTGGACGGTTGCATAATCGCTGCTCATCGAACCCTGAAAAATACCTCGTTCATTAATACTAAATTGACGTTTATTGGCTCATGGAACCTAGCCTTTGGAAGGCATCTTGACGAAACTTAGAACCTTCTTTTCCGCTATGTTTGCCCCATAACCCTTCCCAGTAAAAGTAAATTACTCCATAACCTTGCTCATTGCTGAGGCGCTTTTTTTCAGCAAGTACAGGGATTGGTGTAGTTCTTTTTCCGAAACCAGCAAGAACTCCAATCTGAACGGGTAATCCCCACTGACGGGCTTTACGCAATGCAGGTTGATTGAGATCTTTGGCAAATCCCTTGAGTGAATAGGCATAGTTCTGCACAACGAGATCATCAATCAATTCTCCAACTGCCCACAGCTCCCAGTCTTGAAGCCAGTGGTTGTAAGCAAAGCGAAAAGGTCCCGGCGAGAGGCTGATGCGTTGAGGGAGTGCTTCCTTTTCCAATCGTTCTCGTAGTTCCCTCAGCAGGCCTGTCAGTTGACGACGTCTCCAGGTCATCCAATAGCGATTGGTGTGATCCTTGGGCGGAGGTGATCCGGTTTGTGTTTCATACAAAGCAGCGGTGAATGGGTCGTATCCCAGTTCCACCGGCCATGCGAAGTGGTCATCCAGTTGGAGACCATCCATCCGGCAGCGTTTCATCACCTCCACCACCAGGCCGATGAAACGTTCGCGTACCTCGGGATGGGCTGGGTTGAGCCACACCATGTTCTTGCCGTGCATTTTCATGACGGTGTTGCCGTTAGCTCGAGCTAAGACCCACTCAGGCTGTTGACG
It includes:
- a CDS encoding glycoside hydrolase family 10 protein — its product is MTRARKQLRRKITGVVAGLLSFCAAAPASAQLPSVQPKRTLGVWLTNSPSRLYYDRQTLIQAMDELKAAGFNAIYPNVWSRGTTFHRSRFAPVEPALKKAGLQLDPICTLSEQARQRGMKVIPWFEYGLMEPANSEIVRQQPEWVLARANGNTVMKMHGKNMVWLNPAHPEVRERFIGLVVEVMKRCRMDGLQLDDHFAWPVELGYDPFTAALYETQTGSPPPKDHTNRYWMTWRRRQLTGLLRELRERLEKEALPQRISLSPGPFRFAYNHWLQDWELWAVGELIDDLVVQNYAYSLKGFAKDLNQPALRKARQWGLPVQIGVLAGFGKRTTPIPVLAEKKRLSNEQGYGVIYFYWEGLWGKHSGKEGSKFRQDAFQRLGSMSQ